AAGGAGAAACTTGTACGGTAGAAACACCAACCTGTCTATTCTGCTCTGATACTCACCGCGGCGCCCGTTTGCTGACACTATTAGATCCTTTCCCAACAACAATATTATGTCAACATTTCCCAATTCTAACCCTCCTAAAAGcatatcttacaaaaaaaaaacaacatttacaGCTCACCGGCCAATCCCCACTGCTATTCCAGGATATGACCATCTAGCTCATCGAGATATATGTGAGGGAACCTGACTCGCAGACTCTTAATGGACGTGCCTTGACACAGGAAACTTTATCTCCAAATGATAATCTCATAGAACAACCTGCCGAcattcttattaaatattatctcCCGGATTAGTGACACCGGACTACCGAACAAAACTCTCACCAGCTTGACTCAGCTAACTACTTTATTGTCCAATAATGGAAAGCAAGCTGATCCAGTGGAATAGCCGTAAGTATCAGAAATTTCACTTAGTTAATCATTTCAACCCATCAATTCTAGCTGTCCAGGAAACATGGTTAAGACCTGGCTCTCGCTCCAAAGTTCCTGGTTATTCATGCTTCCGTGATGACAGAAATGATGGCCATGGTGGAGCTGCTTTATTTGTCtccaataaatgtatatattgtcATGTCCCTCTACCTGCACATAGTGAACATATAAACGTCGTGGCTGTCTGCTCTTCTAATATTACTCTTGTGTCAGTATATGTCCCTAGTCCCACTTCTTCAGCTTTATCTGAATTTTCATCTAATACATAGCAATAATCTGGTAATACTTAAGAACGGTTCTCTTACTCCTTTATTCTCTTGGGCAGTATTACCCAGCAGTTTTGGTAGTGATTATTTTCCAATAATCATCTCGATGACCTATTCCTCCAGATTAAATGATATTACCGACCGACCTAGATTCAAATATAAAGTGGCAAAGGCAGATTGGTCTAAATTTGCACTAACCACCGATAGTGAAGTTTGTCATATTCCACTAATCACCTGTGAGAATGTTCACTctcaatatattaattttaaaaatgtgtttatacgTTCTGCAGATACATCAATCcctttaaccttttgaccgccgtagtcacctatacttgacaagggctcgcgagtcctgtgcgccagcgacgtctataggtgacaaaaaacccggaccacaaaaatattaaataaaattattaaaaaaatatttctagtattttaatgcattatttatgaaaatagaatatccccgcaacatttgagtataaaaaaacaagtcttttagagctacacgtactgagaaacattgaaataaaaacatgcatttttattccacgtaaatgatatgtccagaacgccgaagtcgtctatagttgaccgctagggatgtgacgcaagaggtataaataaataataaataaataaatatttacaacatacacacacggtcatctgttcctaaagtaagcaacttaatgcttgtgttatatattctttatagcactttaaaaaaatcataattacaagtcatttttgcaattagctattcaaaattcaactcaaacgtgttatattttctacaaataatttaatatttgaataaaacaaaaggcaaaaaaaaacataaaactatcatcagctaacacataaatagcaaatgaataaaaaatcaaatcaactaaaatcaatcaaatcgccataataaatctgatatctcaaatctggcgcatctctagcgcgtagtcattaatccgttctctacacgccgttgtcaagtatagacgacacgctgatgacgtcataagcgaatagcgagaaaactagtgaagtgcaagacgagcgataccttagaacatcgtcgcattttggaaggcgtcgatgattttaataatatacaataaaaaatatatttttttcattttgtttatctaaggttaagatcgaaattacgattttctttctcattctcaaaatcatctggcagcatcaatatcatctctaacccccactctcataaaagctttttttctaagacccatgtggtgtcgtgtgtcgtgaaatatttgatttgaaatattgctacttactcagtactgttttagtactatttgctacctaagcaaagaaatatttaacgcatgtaaatatttcttttaaactaaggctggcatcgaccgcaccgattatattaatttgcttcatcggatcaactactGAGTTGGAGAACAGTGGAACACAGGGCACTATGGAAcagtgtcgataaaaatttgaattctaaaGTAATCCGTGTGGTAACGCTTCGACCAATTACAGCGCGTAgggactcttgaaaatccgtaataactttttattggttgtaccgattttgataatttttaattttatcgaaagctaatgtttatcatgtggtcacatataaatttcattgagatctgatatctactttttgagtaatctttgataacgcgttttgACTACgcgtacttgactattttttcgtcgatctacgttgtattcgagcaaacacaattattcttgttcaattcattgagatttcttttcaaagtactttctttttagtaaaaaagtttaaagaataggtaagtgatatttttttttcattaattttaatcattaaagacaattgtgtggaaagttcaaaaaataacctaagtttttataaaactcgtttaCCTAAAAACGTTGGCCTAATGGGGCACTATGGAACGGGGCACAGTGGAATACTGTTCTAATgaaccttaaataataaactattatctaataagataataattgtgtttgcaggcaaacgaaaaaaactaacttcaattatatcgacaagtaatacaacgtaggtagacgaaaaaatagtcaagtaaatacgcattatcatagatcaatcaaaaagttgtaatcgggtttggatgaaatttaaatgtgactacatgataaacatcggctttcgattaaattaaaaatcatcaaaatcggtgcacccagtaaaagttatgcagattttcgagatctcattataaaatcctGGTTTCCGTAGCATGATACTATACcggggttatctcctttccaacaaaaaaagaattatcaaaatcgtttcctaaacgacaaagttatccccgaacacaaataaaaaaaataaaaaatatatatcgaatcggtcgaattgagtaacctcctcctttgaagtcgggtaaaaaattacaaatttgaattaggttaattttttctaaattacttttcatgtatatatcgattcgattcaaaatcgatatatagcctgcggcttccttgcgtgcgacacagcacgtctctaaagaaagtttcataaccgtaggtcagctgcgccgtagtcgtccagtcgtgacaatgacgtcatggcgatagaaaagagtgttgtgctttactacgattatttttgtaatgtttgttttttatttatgttgttgtaagtatatataacgagtgcaagataacacaagaaaaatattaaaaaataaaccttcctagattatataagtagtcatttattgcataaaaaccaacaaaaacaagtcactgtgtggtactcgataacgagtcttggcagcactatttttttcgtaggtatttttgtttattttatgccttggcgtacagggcacgggaatggttttgaggcgtggcggtcaaaaggttaaaccCTACTGATAATCATAGACGCCTATCTCCTCCGTGGTGGGTTGCAGAATGCACTACTATGTGTAGATTCCGTAAGTTTGCTGAACTCATATTCAATATCCATGACTAtagaaaattttcttaattataaaaaggtGGCAGCTGATGCGACTAGACTATTTGCCCAGAAAAAGAAACTTGCGTGGTCACGCTTTTGTGAAAGTCTGTTTTCGGAGTCCCATTCCTCTCTGGTCTGGAATAATATCCAAAAATTTAGGGGAGTCATACGAGGGAGCGTTTTTATGTTCACGGAATGAAGAGTAAGGGGTTGAAATAAcaaaaaccaaattatttttccttttcaatatATTCAAGATGGACACATTTTTCAgatctttcaattaatttatttatatcctcataaaaaatgttttgtctttGTGCTCAAAATACGCTGAAACTGCCTCCTTAACTTCATCATCGGTGGTAAGTTTTTACCCCGCagctcttttttcatttttggaaaGAGGTAATAATCACTCGGGGCCAGGTCTGGGCTGTAGGGTGGGTGGTTCAAAATATCGAAGCCCACTTTAAGCAGGGCAGCCAACGCAACGCGGCTCTTGTGGACGGGTGCATTGTCGCGCAAAAGCAGCACACCTTTCGTCTATTAGTCTTTGAGCTATCGCCAACCAAGCAACATaatcagccggcctagcatgcatacaacgagatatctcttgacgagagagagagataatgtctacatcgagtattttctcgattaccctaacatgcgcactacgagagacaaaattctcttccgaagacttcgccttgtcgagtagagaaacattatcaaccataatcacaactgaatatcattcttatttcttatgtcgtaaagttgaatttacaaggttattgaccaatttcaaacgagtgacacatgttttatttaacaatgttctcggccttttggctaagataaaaagtgtatatctaatttaaaaaatctaatatggaaaataaaacggcgtaagtaaatgaatttaattatatatgtaaaacaatatgctcgtgttgtgctttatatcttgtcgcacattagataattgtaatactatcacgcattgttttttttttttaatttttaaaattttttgaatttttgaatttttttttttttgattattgattttacttttattctatttaattttatttttagttattgatttttttaatataattttgttttgttttttattctgaatgttgtcttgtcttgttgtactaacccaatatggacttatactttggtctgaaataaagtattattattattattatttagaataagaagcaacagggcgcaaatacgttttttgtgtcattatatggcacacttcactcgacttttcgcatttcccgctcttcgtataccgaaattatataattataatagggaaacgccatggtatacaaaaaataggcacccggttttatttattttttatttatcgataatattctcgtcgataatattgaagacgagaagtttctcttcctaaaacgacaaaattcgacaaaattacgatgtcatgttagcttccgtagagataaatatcacagatcactaaaatttaatgattatctcttcttgacgtaacgagaagagtatcgcgtgcacgcatgttagctactgtagacatagagagataatacgagaaaaggggtagacaaaattttgtcgtggcgcgcatgctaggcctgcaggagTGAAAAGtgaaatatggaaaaaatcGAATATCGTGCCGTTATAAAGTTCCTTACCAAGCAAGGAAAATCAGTTGCGACCATAATGGATGAGATGTCATCGGTTTACGGTGACTCTTGTACAGGAAAAACCATGGTGTACAAGTGGcacagtttgtttaaaaaaggaaGGGAATCCCTTGAAGACGACCCGAGGCCGGGCAGGAGCATCGAGGTGACCACGCCAGAACTTATCCAAAAAGTGGAAAAACTTGTACTCAACGATGCTCGACTAAAGAAGAAACAACTCGCAGAAATGGTTGGCGTATCCGATATAACCATTTTTAAAATCCTGCACGATCATCTTGgatgggacttttactggccAATATAGTAATGAGTAACTTAGgcgacttttattttagaaatttatttatttcagtggCATAGCGTAGTTGGGGCGGCAGGGGCGGCTCGACCCGGGCGGcaaaagttaacaatacttaaataataaaaatattttgtaaatatttgaaccattttatattacttttattgccACTACAAAGTCGGACCGATTGAAAGGAGCTCAGaatttttcattacttattttgtGGCGAAGTTGGGGAATCCCTTTTCTTTGAATGATATTTTGTAGGGTACTGGCAACGTCTATACTTTTGCGAATTCCCCGTTTATGACTAATAATCAGCAAGAATTACTTCTATTACATACAAAATGTAAGgggtttttaaacttttatttataatatagcctgtacaatacaaaataatgatgACTGATCTTGCCGAAAAGTTCtctataataatgtatgtaatgtgtaGAGTGTATAAATACTACTCCTCAGATCAAAGATGGGGAACTCAACTGAGCCTTTATAAAACCACTTTGAAAAAACCTAGTGTTAaacattcaatttattttgttttaaatttaactactttttaaataattattttgggcTAAGATCTaaattaggtaaaaccgaatttcgggaccgtggggggatgggggaggggagggtggggaacactacccctggtaccactatcacacctcggaacccctggttatggagatatcgatggttaaagttttgagattagaagaagaattggtcatttgttagttaagtggcctccaatttatggggtgaaatgggggtgggagggtaaagggtggtggggagggtgggttttttagccccccgtagtgtgcgtttcgcgtaaaccccgtggtttcgaagatatcgtgtttgaagttttggggttaactttacgtgattcagagatattacaataccttagagctccgtgtctgactccaccttaactccggtgcagcgggaagtgcactcatatgctccattcaccaactttcacattttattttcgaacaaatttacgtaaaaacgatctcgattgcaagatcaacaaacgatacgaactgacgcttaacgactgacaaatcgacatttttaaacaaaataacgcgtcagacataatattctaataaaattagtaacattgcgtgctagaatataagTTTAGAaatttcgaaaaatacccaaaaccgaatcggagcaccccactgtccacgtggtcttggtctgtcctacccctagagtgttttttttgtgccgcggaggcgcggagggagggcagccctcgcccgccgtgcgaaagcgcgcgaacgaatgcgtagaggagcggctgaggctggtcgccttcggcgaccagcctccgctgcggaacggagcatgagtgagcgtgctttcgcacgcaagggcggaagggctgcacttcccgcagcgccggagccaagcgttcctctaactttcgaaattcttcttctaacctcaaaactttaaccatggatatctccataaccatggggttccgaggtgtgacagtggtaccaggggtagcgttccccaccctctccccccccatccccccacggtcccgaaattcggttttacctaatctaaagctttaccttattttgtaaataaaaattaacattaaggtcaataaaaaattaacaataaaagtaACTTACTCGTGTGAGCACTGGATGAAACCGTCACAATTCTTGCTGGAGTACTATTTCTTAAACGAGGTAAGAGCAACATTGTCAATAGAAAGTGGGCTAAATGATTTGTACCAAATTGTGTTTCAAACCCATCCTCCGTAAATCCCTTCGGACACATCATTACCCCTGCATTGTTCACGAGAATATTTATTTGTGGCTctgaatttagaattttttttgaaaattctcTCACAGATTTCAGTGATgataaatcacatttttcaaTAACAATATCACCCTTTTCTGATAAATCTTTACATTTTTGTTCAATATCATATTTAGCAGCTTCAGCTTTTTCAGTACTTCTGCAAGCCATAATAATTTTGGCTCCTGAAATTATAGAACtattttaaaaacctttttttatgtttttttaatattagtaaaataaaaaaaaaaaaacagaacacaagtaacttaatttaaaatatttcaaaactatatattaatttacagaATGAAAATCATACATTTCTGAGAAAGTATATAGGTACTGAAAAGAAATCTAGCTTTATTTTGAGAAGAACTAACAAGAAatagaaaagtttttttatagtacaatatttttcttttgtatgctatatttttgataaaaaattttggTTAACATACCAGATAGCGTCAAGAACTTTTTTTAGACGTACTAAAGttagtaatttttgtatttcattgTAATTATGTATCATTTAGTATAACATACGAAAGTAGATGAAACAGCGAGAAAGTGTTTCttctactaattttttttttataaatccaataatatataataatatttctgacTGAAAACTTGCTAGTACGGGAGATGACTTTCTAATGGTGGAATAATTTCCATAATCGGTTCACTAGTTCTAGGGATTAGCCaacaaaacaaaagttttattcatttacttttttatataggtatataattagtTTCTTTATCCAGTCTTtttcagtaaaatttaatagaatttGTTACAATGTACGAAATCTTTCGAaatcattacaaatattaatattaatttaatattattttattaagactgatatttaaaagtttaataatgGAAATCAAcgaatataatgtatattacctcttttataaaaatctaaaacagtTTCTTTTCCAATACCAGTATTACACCCGGTAACGATCGCTGTTTTTCCAACTAATTTTGCAGTACTACAACAACGTCCGCTAAATATAGGCATTTtggatatatttaaattactattatatgtTTAACTGAgactttaatatgtaaattaagtacgtctattaaatattaaaaatttatgacaataatttaaacttattccataaatttaattaataagttaTGCTTCTGCTTATGTTCTTGCTTGAAAACTTTGCTTGAATAACTACGTCTACGTCACTTGTACGTCACAGTCACATCACACGCACTCATTATTTGAGGTGAGATTAGGactgttgataaaatatcgatatatcaaaatatcgatattattatttagaaatatcgatatttattactaataccTTTTTGGACGATATATCGATAGTTCgacattgaaatttaaatatcaatctTAAGACACAAAATATATTGCAAGATCTTTACACAGAGTGCGCCTAGAATGCGGAGTGCGGGGCGTGTTTGTGTCGCTTTTTCGTATTTTGTTTCTTGATATCGTCTTTAATCAAATTatgaatagtaataaaaatctcCTTTGatttcttaaattatatttgaaacatttttgatGAAAGTTCTTCGTAGAGATTGTATTCGCCGCGGTCTTTCCTATACTTAATATGATTTTGTACCCAAATCGTTCGGCACTAAGAATGTGCGAAAGAAACTATTAAGTCATATTCGAAGTCAGAATTATCATTCGATGAGCTATCTAATAAATCTAATAGTACAGCCGTATTATTCCATataccattatatatatatatatatatatatatatatatctatatctataatctataatatatataaaagcgaaaggtcactcattcatcacgaaatctccgaaactataacacctacatacttgaaatttggcaggtaggctccttataagacgtaggtatccgctaagaacggattttacgaaactcgacccctaagggggtgaaacgggggttggaagtttgtatgaaagtcttatgtttttgaagtgagagacttaaaatttaaaatgtaagctctatagatggtgaaaaggtgaccaaataatgaatatttagacatca
This is a stretch of genomic DNA from Melitaea cinxia chromosome 2, ilMelCinx1.1, whole genome shotgun sequence. It encodes these proteins:
- the LOC123663621 gene encoding retinol dehydrogenase 13-like, with translation MPIFSGRCCSTAKLVGKTAIVTGCNTGIGKETVLDFYKRGAKIIMACRSTEKAEAAKYDIEQKCKDLSEKGDIVIEKCDLSSLKSVREFSKKILNSEPQINILVNNAGVMMCPKGFTEDGFETQFGTNHLAHFLLTMLLLPRLRNSTPARIVTVSSSAHTRYGINFDDLNYEKRQYSAAEAYSQSKIANVLFSRELANKLKENNIDGVNTYCLHPGVIRTELGRHLDSVLFKGSRRMIGLVLYPFMKTPEQGAQTNIYCSVDEKCANETGLYYCDCAVTNPDRKALNDEYAKKLWEKSVEFVKLGDYNPFTAPDPGVKN